A genomic segment from Dendropsophus ebraccatus isolate aDenEbr1 chromosome 7, aDenEbr1.pat, whole genome shotgun sequence encodes:
- the LOC138796794 gene encoding ADP/ATP translocase 2-like, with amino-acid sequence MNDAAISFAKDFLGGSVAAAISKTAVAPIERVKLLLQVQHASKQITADNQYKGIMDCVVCIPKEQGFLSFWRGNLANVIRYSPTQALNFAFKDKYKKIFLYGVDKRTQFWRYFAENLPSGDAAGATSLCFVYPLAFARTHLAADVGKAGADREFKGLGHCLVKIFRSDGLKGLYQGFNVSVQGIIIYRAAYFGIYDTAKGMLPDPENTHIVVSWMIAQTVTAVASFVSYPFDTVRHRMMMQSGRKGADIMYSGTIDCWRKMKVQRLSSRVLGPTC; translated from the coding sequence ATGAACGACGCAGCGATCTCCTTCGCCAAGGACTTCTTGGGCGGCAGTGTGGCCGCTGCTATCTCTAAGACCGCTGTAGCACCTATAGAGAGAGTCAAGCTGCTGCTGCAAGTCCAACATGCAAGCAAACAAATTACAGCCGACAATCAGTACAAAGGAATCATGGACTGCGTTGTCTGCATCCCCAAAGAACAAGGTTTCTTGTCTTTCTGGCGTGGTAACCTTGCCAACGTGATCCGATATTCCCCAACTCAGGCCCTCAACTTTGCTTTCAAAGACAAGTACAAGAAGATCTTCCTCTATGGCGTGGACAAGAGGACCCAGTTCTGGCGCTACTTTGCCGAAAACCTTCCATCTGGTGATGCTGCTGGTGCAACCTCCCTGTGCTTTGTCTACCCACTTGCCTTTGCCAGAACCCATCTAGCTGCTGATGTGGGAAAAGCTGGTGCCGATAGAGAGTTCAAGGGTCTTGGACATTGCTTGGTTAAGATTTTCAGATCCGATGGGCTTAAAGGCCTGTACCAGGGCTTCAATGTGTCTGTCCAGGGCATCATCATTTACAGAGCTGCCTATTTTGGCATCTATGACACAGCTAAAGGTATGCTTCCAGATCCTGAGAACACACACATCGTTGTCAGCTGGATGATCGCTCAGACAGTAACAGCAGTTGCCAGCTTCGTCTCCTACCCATTCGACACAGTCCGTCATCGTATGATGATGCAGTCTGGAAGGAAAGGAGCTGACATCATGTACAGCGGCACAATTGACTGCTGGAGGAAGATGAAGGTTCAAAGGCTTTCTTCAAGAGTGCTTGGTCCAACGTGCTGA